A region from the Candidatus Magasanikbacteria bacterium genome encodes:
- a CDS encoding metallophosphoesterase gives MKLYFDILIFTSIIAVVLPAFILMRNKIKLKNSWEQKHPKSTITISSILLFFALCIIYGSFIEPKLLTVNHKIIDIEGIENEIKIAFIADFQVGPYKQEAHLKKLIGKIEELNPDLVLIGGDQIMNDGSSLSEFILLTPLRDLAKKYPTYAVHGNHEYGVGRNTIEEDWVWLPDLSENTKWYAQYLGINYLTNDLEKINIKNENFYLFGGDSLLANKLDTEVLNERTEEIPTIALIHHPLAVKELANKKVDLLLSGHTHGGQLRLPFIGPFGKIEAKIPIKWYQGFSKYKDVRMFITSGTGETGARSRFLNPPEIVLLTIK, from the coding sequence ATGAAACTATATTTTGACATTTTAATTTTTACATCAATTATAGCAGTCGTACTACCTGCTTTTATTTTGATGCGCAACAAAATAAAATTGAAAAATTCTTGGGAACAGAAACATCCAAAATCTACAATTACAATCTCATCAATACTTTTGTTTTTTGCACTTTGTATTATTTATGGAAGTTTTATTGAACCAAAATTATTAACAGTAAATCACAAAATTATAGATATAGAAGGAATAGAAAATGAAATAAAAATAGCTTTTATTGCAGATTTTCAAGTTGGTCCATACAAACAAGAAGCTCATCTAAAAAAACTAATCGGAAAAATAGAAGAACTAAACCCAGACTTAGTATTAATTGGAGGAGATCAGATTATGAATGACGGCAGCTCGTTATCAGAATTTATACTTTTGACCCCACTTAGAGACTTAGCAAAAAAATACCCAACATACGCAGTTCACGGAAATCATGAATATGGCGTTGGTAGAAACACAATAGAAGAAGATTGGGTTTGGTTACCAGATTTAAGTGAAAATACCAAGTGGTACGCACAATATTTGGGTATAAATTATTTAACAAACGATTTAGAGAAAATAAATATAAAAAATGAGAATTTTTACCTTTTTGGTGGAGATTCACTTTTAGCAAATAAGTTAGATACAGAAGTTTTAAACGAAAGAACAGAAGAAATTCCAACAATCGCACTTATCCATCATCCACTTGCTGTAAAAGAATTAGCGAACAAAAAAGTTGACCTCTTACTTTCCGGTCATACTCATGGAGGACAGCTTCGCCTACCTTTTATAGGACCTTTTGGAAAAATTGAAGCCAAAATTCCTATAAAATGGTACCAAGGATTTTCTAAATATAAAGATGTACGAATGTTTATCACAAGCGGAACCGGCGAAACCGGTGCTCGCTCTAGATTTTTAAACCCACCAGAAATAGTACTCTTAACTATAAAATAA
- the der gene encoding ribosome biogenesis GTPase Der, translated as MPTPAQIIDEQLPTIALVGRVNVGKSTLFNKLIEQEKALVSKIPGTTRTRNEGEMLWRGQRIKLVDTGGLTFTDDVLLEEEIIEQSEKALKEADVILFITDAHTGILPQEKELAKLLLRNYKDKPIMLLANKVDSTKIERDLRADKDWFKLGFGAPFPVSAVSGRNVGDFLDKLYNILDAIDIKPKDYNEIENIINISVIGKPNVGKSSLFNKIIGEDKVIISDMAHTTREPFDTLVTYTQKVGDEDKIYNLNFIDTAGIRRKARVKGFLERKGIIKSIDYIDKSDLVLFVLDGSEPISSQDRQLGGLLERRAKSVIIIVNKWDLAEDNSQTNQINVKKMVYSHFPHLNFAPIVFTSGLSGEKTHKLFPELIKIWDARHTFISRGALKVFIESVTRQHKPSRGKGTRQPKILGFRQIAENPPVFELAIKHKTSLHRSYMNFIENRLREQFNFIGTPIIIKLRKAKM; from the coding sequence ATGCCAACACCCGCACAAATTATAGACGAACAATTACCAACCATTGCCCTTGTTGGTCGTGTTAATGTTGGTAAATCTACTCTTTTCAATAAACTAATAGAACAAGAAAAAGCACTTGTATCCAAAATTCCAGGAACAACAAGAACTAGAAATGAAGGGGAAATGCTTTGGCGCGGACAAAGAATTAAACTTGTAGATACTGGTGGTCTAACTTTTACAGATGATGTTTTACTAGAAGAAGAAATAATTGAACAATCTGAAAAAGCATTAAAAGAAGCTGATGTGATACTTTTTATTACAGACGCACACACAGGAATTTTGCCACAAGAAAAAGAATTGGCAAAACTACTTTTAAGAAATTACAAAGACAAGCCAATAATGCTTTTGGCAAACAAGGTAGACAGCACAAAAATAGAAAGAGATTTAAGAGCTGACAAAGACTGGTTTAAACTTGGTTTTGGTGCTCCATTCCCTGTTTCTGCTGTAAGTGGTAGAAATGTTGGAGACTTTTTAGATAAACTTTACAACATACTAGACGCAATAGACATAAAACCAAAAGATTATAATGAAATAGAAAATATTATAAATATTTCTGTTATAGGAAAACCAAATGTTGGAAAATCTTCACTTTTCAATAAAATTATCGGGGAAGACAAGGTAATTATAAGTGATATGGCACATACAACCCGTGAACCATTTGACACACTTGTCACATACACACAAAAAGTAGGAGACGAAGACAAAATATACAACTTAAATTTTATAGATACAGCAGGAATTCGTAGAAAAGCAAGGGTAAAAGGATTTTTAGAAAGAAAAGGTATTATAAAAAGTATAGATTATATAGATAAATCAGACCTAGTTTTATTTGTACTAGACGGCTCTGAACCCATATCTTCCCAAGATAGACAACTAGGTGGACTCTTAGAAAGAAGAGCAAAAAGTGTTATTATAATAGTAAATAAGTGGGATCTTGCAGAAGACAATAGCCAAACAAATCAAATCAATGTAAAGAAAATGGTTTATTCTCACTTTCCTCACCTAAATTTTGCACCTATTGTTTTTACAAGTGGTTTGAGTGGAGAGAAAACTCACAAACTCTTTCCAGAACTTATCAAAATTTGGGACGCAAGACACACCTTCATATCAAGAGGTGCTCTAAAAGTATTTATTGAAAGTGTGACGAGACAACACAAACCATCTCGCGGAAAAGGAACAAGACAGCCAAAGATTTTAGGTTTCAGACAAATAGCCGAAAATCCTCCTGTTTTTGAGCTTGCTATAAAACACAAGACCTCACTACACCGTTCTTATATGAACTTTATAGAAAACAGACTTCGTGAACAATTTAATTTTATTGGAACACCCATTATAATTAAATTGCGTAAAGCAAAAATGTAA
- the pth gene encoding aminoacyl-tRNA hydrolase — protein sequence MKLIVGLGNPGKKYKKTRHNVGFMVLDSLFEKMAELHSLNKWELSKKFNAEIAGFTENHEKIILAKPMTFMNLSGQSVQLLAHYYKIPPRDIIVVHDDKDLFLGDTRIQQNRGHAGHNGIKSIINSIGTENFQRVRVGIAVKNERKMQNTPKFVLGRFNILEKNKLSKTIEDVVAKVENLF from the coding sequence ATGAAACTTATTGTGGGACTGGGCAACCCAGGAAAAAAATATAAAAAAACACGACATAATGTGGGTTTTATGGTTTTAGATAGTTTGTTTGAAAAAATGGCAGAACTTCATAGTTTAAATAAGTGGGAATTGAGTAAAAAATTCAACGCAGAAATAGCAGGTTTTACAGAAAATCACGAAAAAATTATATTAGCAAAGCCAATGACTTTTATGAATCTTTCTGGGCAATCTGTGCAACTATTAGCACACTATTATAAGATACCTCCACGAGATATTATTGTGGTTCACGACGACAAGGATTTGTTTTTGGGTGATACTAGAATTCAACAAAATCGTGGACACGCAGGACACAACGGAATCAAGTCTATTATAAACTCAATCGGTACAGAAAATTTTCAAAGAGTAAGAGTTGGTATTGCAGTAAAAAATGAAAGGAAAATGCAAAATACGCCAAAATTTGTTTTAGGCAGGTTCAACATATTAGAAAAAAATAAACTTTCAAAAACAATAGAAGATGTTGTAGCGAAAGTGGAAAATTTATTTTAA
- a CDS encoding AAA family ATPase: MAKVISIVNQKGGVGKTTTAINLAVFLAEMDKTVLIIDMDPQGNATSGLGFEKKSLEKHIYHALSNEARMVDIVLETEHENLHLAPATPDLAGANVELVNEDRREYRLTDLLEPISDNYDYVLVDCPPALGLLTLNSLLASQEVLIPVQAEYYALEGLGQLLETVKLVQDNIKPDLEILGAVITMYDKRTRLSSEVLNELYKHFPNNIFRTVIPRTVRLAEAPSFGKTILQYDPWGKGSRSYQKLAKEILRKHT, encoded by the coding sequence ATGGCAAAAGTAATTTCGATTGTAAATCAAAAAGGAGGAGTAGGTAAGACAACAACAGCAATAAACTTGGCTGTATTTTTGGCTGAAATGGATAAAACTGTTTTAATTATAGATATGGATCCGCAAGGAAATGCAACTAGTGGGCTTGGATTTGAGAAGAAATCTTTAGAAAAGCATATTTATCATGCACTATCCAATGAGGCTAGGATGGTGGATATTGTTTTGGAAACAGAGCATGAAAATTTGCATTTGGCCCCAGCTACGCCAGATTTGGCAGGTGCAAATGTGGAACTTGTAAATGAAGATAGGCGTGAATACAGACTTACAGATTTATTGGAACCTATTTCTGATAATTATGATTATGTATTGGTAGATTGTCCGCCAGCTTTAGGGTTGTTGACTTTGAATAGTTTATTAGCTTCACAAGAGGTTTTAATTCCTGTTCAGGCTGAGTATTATGCTTTGGAAGGTCTTGGTCAGCTTTTGGAGACTGTAAAGCTTGTGCAGGATAATATAAAGCCAGATTTGGAAATTTTAGGAGCTGTAATTACAATGTACGACAAAAGGACAAGACTTTCGTCGGAAGTTCTAAATGAATTGTATAAGCATTTCCCAAATAATATATTTAGAACTGTAATTCCTAGAACTGTTCGTTTGGCGGAGGCTCCAAGTTTTGGTAAGACAATTTTACAATATGATCCGTGGGGAAAAGGATCAAGATCTTACCAAAAATTAGCAAAAGAAATTTTACGAAAACACACTTAA
- the dprA gene encoding DNA-processing protein DprA — protein sequence MQIEILLAHCPSFSLKKYNDILRVFGSTKNFWDSGDIKLLGWTPKFIEVFSNWQKKLDEDKLNKILVQEDIRVIIFNDLEYPVELSKVFDPPFALFVRGNLKNNLPNLAVVGTRKYTQYGRQVVHRIIPEIAHEMTIVSGLAFGIDKEVHTATLQINGHTIAVLGGGIDNKTIYPQSHVGLAKNILECGGALVSEYPPLTKPTKFSFPKRNRIVAGMSLGTLVIEAPIKSGSLITAQYALDSAREVFAIPQNITSITAEGPNYLIKNGAHPVTSPRDIFEILQITKKEKIEKEKPKAESPEEGQIINCLTEEPKHLDIIIRETELPNSTVSSTLIMMEIRGVVQNLGNMNYVLR from the coding sequence ATGCAAATAGAAATTTTACTGGCTCATTGCCCCAGCTTTAGCCTAAAAAAATACAACGATATTTTAAGAGTTTTTGGTTCTACCAAAAATTTTTGGGATTCTGGAGATATTAAACTTTTAGGTTGGACGCCAAAATTTATTGAAGTTTTTTCAAATTGGCAAAAAAAATTAGATGAAGACAAATTGAACAAAATTCTTGTTCAAGAAGACATTCGTGTTATAATTTTTAATGACCTAGAATATCCAGTCGAACTTTCAAAAGTTTTCGATCCACCTTTTGCACTTTTTGTACGCGGAAATCTAAAAAATAATTTACCAAACTTAGCAGTAGTTGGAACTAGAAAATATACACAATACGGAAGGCAGGTTGTGCACAGAATAATTCCAGAGATAGCACACGAAATGACAATTGTAAGTGGACTTGCTTTTGGAATAGATAAAGAAGTACACACAGCTACTTTACAAATAAACGGACATACAATCGCAGTTTTGGGTGGTGGAATAGACAATAAAACCATTTATCCACAATCTCATGTTGGATTGGCAAAAAATATTTTGGAATGTGGTGGAGCTTTAGTTTCAGAATATCCTCCACTCACAAAACCTACTAAATTTTCATTCCCCAAACGCAACAGAATTGTCGCTGGAATGTCTTTGGGGACTTTAGTAATAGAAGCACCCATCAAATCTGGTTCGCTCATCACAGCTCAATATGCACTAGATTCTGCGAGAGAAGTTTTTGCGATCCCTCAAAATATAACTTCTATCACAGCAGAAGGTCCAAATTATTTAATAAAAAATGGCGCACATCCTGTAACATCACCGCGGGATATTTTTGAAATTTTACAAATCACAAAAAAAGAAAAAATAGAAAAAGAAAAACCAAAAGCAGAATCCCCAGAAGAAGGGCAAATTATAAACTGCTTAACAGAAGAACCAAAGCATTTGGATATAATAATTCGCGAAACAGAACTTCCAAATTCAACTGTAAGTAGCACACTTATAATGATGGAAATCCGCGGAGTTGTCCAAAATCTAGGCAATATGAATTATGTATTAAGGTAA
- the topA gene encoding type I DNA topoisomerase produces the protein MSSKLVIVESPTKAKTIKKYLGVGYKVTSSFGHVRDLPKSRMGIDIKGDTFEPEYEVSEDKAKVVATLKKYAKDSSEIIFATDGDREGEAISWHLAQILKIKPAKAKRIVFHEITKHAIEEALKKSRFINQDLVDAQQARRVLDRLVGYELSPFLWKKVVRGLSAGRVQSVAVRLVVEREREIKAFNPEEYWSVTGLFSKDKSQEFPGKLATISGKRVGKMDLKTKKQVDKIVTDLKKEKYVVSSVKMKKAKKSPPPPFTTSTLQQKANQTLGFSAKQTMRTAQKLYEGVKLGSQGMTGLITYMRTDSMAMSEKFIKETDTFLTKEYGKEYASGGRRYKTKAKGAQEAHEAIRPTNAKYTPESLKKILNPQQYRLYNLIWKRAIATQMSEAILDKTVIDISAGKYTFRVNGQIIVFNGWLKLYPKLTKEDSLPKIEEGEKLKCSKINPLQHFTEPPARYSDATLVKALEEHEIGRPSTYAPTINTIESRGYVFRNENKRLQPKDIAFTVNDLLVKHFPNIVNLSFTAQMENDLDKIAEGKKEWIPLIKKFYKPFHKNLEKKTKEVDKKDITEEKSKEKCPKCKSPMVIKLGRFGKFLACTDYPECKTTQPIDGEEKKEAKMVHEKCEKCGEPMALKHGRFGPFLGCSGYPDCKNIKSFAKSTGVKCNKCKTGEIVEKKSKKGRTFFACNQYPKCENALWSKPTGKKCTKCKQLIVEAGKDKVKCSNKECK, from the coding sequence ATGAGTTCAAAACTAGTAATCGTAGAGTCGCCAACAAAGGCGAAAACAATCAAAAAATATTTAGGAGTTGGTTATAAGGTCACCTCTTCTTTTGGTCATGTTCGAGATCTGCCAAAAAGTAGAATGGGAATAGATATTAAGGGTGATACTTTTGAACCAGAATACGAAGTATCTGAAGACAAGGCAAAAGTAGTGGCAACTTTAAAAAAATACGCAAAAGATAGCAGTGAAATTATATTTGCAACTGATGGAGATAGAGAAGGCGAAGCTATTTCTTGGCATTTGGCACAAATTTTAAAAATAAAACCAGCAAAAGCAAAACGGATTGTTTTTCACGAAATCACAAAACATGCTATTGAAGAAGCTCTAAAAAAATCTAGATTTATAAACCAAGATTTAGTAGACGCCCAACAAGCTCGTAGAGTTTTGGATAGATTGGTGGGATACGAACTTTCTCCATTTTTATGGAAAAAAGTTGTGCGTGGACTAAGTGCTGGACGCGTACAATCTGTAGCAGTTCGTTTAGTTGTAGAAAGAGAAAGAGAAATCAAAGCATTCAATCCAGAAGAATATTGGAGTGTCACAGGACTTTTTTCAAAAGACAAAAGTCAAGAATTTCCAGGTAAACTTGCCACAATAAGTGGAAAGCGTGTTGGAAAAATGGATCTAAAAACCAAAAAACAAGTAGATAAAATTGTCACCGATTTAAAAAAAGAAAAATATGTAGTTTCATCTGTAAAGATGAAAAAAGCAAAAAAGTCTCCACCACCTCCATTTACAACTTCTACACTTCAGCAAAAAGCAAACCAAACTTTAGGTTTTTCTGCAAAACAAACAATGCGTACAGCACAAAAACTTTATGAGGGTGTAAAACTTGGAAGTCAGGGAATGACTGGTCTTATTACCTATATGCGTACAGACTCTATGGCAATGTCTGAAAAGTTCATAAAAGAAACTGACACTTTTTTGACAAAAGAATATGGAAAAGAATATGCAAGCGGAGGAAGAAGGTATAAAACAAAAGCAAAAGGCGCACAAGAAGCTCACGAAGCAATTCGTCCAACAAATGCAAAATACACACCAGAATCACTAAAGAAAATTTTAAACCCTCAACAGTACAGACTGTACAACTTAATATGGAAAAGAGCTATTGCAACACAAATGAGTGAAGCTATTTTAGATAAAACCGTAATTGATATTTCAGCAGGAAAATACACTTTTCGCGTAAACGGACAAATTATTGTTTTCAATGGTTGGCTCAAACTTTATCCAAAACTTACAAAAGAAGACTCACTTCCAAAAATAGAAGAAGGTGAAAAACTAAAATGCTCAAAGATAAATCCTTTGCAACATTTTACAGAACCACCAGCTAGATATTCTGATGCTACACTTGTAAAAGCCTTAGAAGAACATGAAATTGGTAGACCTTCTACATATGCTCCAACTATAAACACAATTGAAAGTCGTGGCTATGTTTTTCGAAATGAAAATAAAAGATTACAACCAAAAGATATTGCTTTCACAGTAAATGATTTACTTGTAAAACACTTTCCAAATATCGTGAATTTATCTTTTACAGCTCAAATGGAAAATGATTTGGACAAAATTGCAGAAGGAAAAAAAGAATGGATCCCACTAATAAAAAAATTCTACAAACCTTTTCATAAAAATCTAGAAAAGAAAACCAAAGAAGTAGATAAAAAAGATATTACTGAAGAAAAATCCAAAGAAAAATGTCCAAAATGTAAAAGTCCAATGGTAATTAAGCTTGGGCGATTTGGAAAATTCCTAGCTTGTACAGATTATCCAGAATGTAAAACCACACAACCAATAGACGGCGAAGAGAAAAAAGAAGCCAAAATGGTACACGAAAAATGTGAAAAATGTGGCGAGCCAATGGCTTTGAAACACGGAAGATTTGGACCTTTCCTAGGGTGTTCTGGTTATCCAGATTGTAAAAACATAAAATCTTTTGCAAAGTCAACCGGTGTAAAATGCAACAAATGTAAAACTGGAGAAATTGTAGAAAAGAAAAGTAAAAAAGGAAGGACATTTTTTGCTTGCAACCAATATCCAAAATGTGAAAATGCTCTCTGGAGCAAACCAACTGGAAAAAAATGTACAAAGTGTAAACAGCTAATAGTAGAAGCTGGAAAAGATAAAGTGAAATGTTCAAATAAGGAGTGTAAGTAA
- a CDS encoding ParB/RepB/Spo0J family partition protein, whose translation MALGKGLGSLIPQSKPLAKSAIVESAKKANITENNLKSDERVWQIPISEIKPNEEQPRKNFSHQELENLVNSIKQHGVLQPITVNEKKDGEYELIAGERRMRASEIAGFATVPALVRKVEDGQEKLELALIENIQRQNLNSIEEAFAFKRLIDRFGLTQSEVAQKVGKKRPTIANTIRLLGLPGEIQKALIDGKISMGKARALLSLKSEKDQWNMYQSMLGKNITVRDVEQAIVRKGQKSRKGSVRRDPNLSAIEEKIEEVLNTKVRITQRGERGTILIEYYSKDEFRELVEKLSKI comes from the coding sequence ATGGCTCTTGGAAAAGGACTTGGATCACTTATTCCGCAAAGTAAACCGTTGGCAAAATCTGCTATTGTTGAGTCTGCAAAAAAAGCAAATATTACTGAAAATAATCTGAAGTCTGATGAGCGTGTTTGGCAAATTCCAATTTCAGAAATAAAACCAAATGAAGAACAGCCAAGAAAAAATTTTTCACATCAAGAGTTGGAAAACTTAGTAAATTCTATAAAACAGCATGGGGTCTTACAACCGATAACAGTAAATGAGAAAAAAGATGGTGAGTATGAGTTGATAGCTGGAGAGAGGAGAATGCGGGCATCTGAAATTGCTGGTTTTGCAACTGTTCCTGCTTTGGTTCGTAAAGTTGAAGACGGGCAAGAAAAGTTGGAATTGGCTCTAATTGAGAATATACAGCGTCAAAATTTGAATTCTATTGAAGAGGCTTTTGCTTTTAAGAGGCTTATAGATAGGTTTGGGCTAACTCAAAGTGAGGTTGCACAGAAAGTGGGTAAAAAACGACCAACAATTGCAAACACAATACGATTGCTTGGTTTACCAGGAGAAATACAAAAAGCTTTGATAGATGGAAAAATAAGTATGGGAAAAGCAAGAGCTCTTTTAAGTTTGAAAAGTGAAAAAGACCAGTGGAACATGTATCAGAGTATGCTTGGAAAGAATATTACGGTAAGAGATGTAGAGCAGGCTATTGTGCGTAAAGGGCAGAAATCTAGAAAAGGTTCTGTAAGACGCGATCCTAATTTATCAGCAATAGAAGAGAAAATAGAAGAGGTTTTAAATACAAAAGTTCGCATAACTCAAAGAGGTGAGAGGGGTACAATTCTTATAGAATATTATTCTAAGGATGAGTTTAGGGAATTGGTTGAAAAATTATCAAAAATATAA
- a CDS encoding RelA/SpoT family protein has protein sequence MAKRKQTIEGLLDKIKSYIPNADLEIIQLAYDFAKNAHKGQTRKSGEPYIIHPLAAAHILADMRIDPVVITATILHDVPEDTDITLEEVEQNFGKEIAGLVRGITKLGKLKYRGIERYIENLRKMFIAMAEDVRVMIIKFADRIHNLETLEALPPQKRYRIALESLEIYAPIAGRLGMDEMKGRLEDLAFKFVYPQEYRRVKQIRDDRLKGKEEYFTKIQKKAKESLKNANIPIIYVSGRNKKLYSFYKKLVRKDNQITKIYDLVAIRIVVPTIADCYATLGILHNVWKPMKGRIKDYISQPKPNGYKSLHTTVFGDDGEMVEFQIRTLEIHEEAQYGVAAHWHYDEHGSRLPKKEIMWAKELAEIQKDMLKKLSDLEEIKVDFLQTRIFVFTPKGDVIDLPECATPVDFAYHIHTDIGNKCNSATVNDKIVSLDAELKNGDVVEITTNKNRKGPNPDWLSFVKTTTAKNHIKNARKSKIPSWIKSVFDSKKK, from the coding sequence ATGGCAAAAAGAAAACAGACAATTGAAGGGTTGCTTGATAAAATAAAATCCTATATACCAAATGCTGACTTAGAAATAATTCAGCTAGCTTATGATTTTGCAAAAAATGCTCACAAAGGTCAAACCAGAAAATCTGGTGAGCCATATATTATCCACCCACTTGCTGCTGCACACATTTTGGCAGATATGAGGATTGATCCTGTTGTAATCACAGCTACAATACTTCACGATGTGCCAGAAGACACAGACATAACACTAGAAGAGGTTGAACAAAATTTTGGTAAAGAAATAGCAGGGCTTGTGCGAGGAATTACAAAACTTGGAAAACTAAAATATCGTGGAATTGAACGCTATATAGAAAACCTACGAAAAATGTTTATTGCGATGGCAGAAGATGTACGAGTTATGATTATTAAATTTGCAGACAGAATTCACAATTTGGAAACTTTGGAAGCACTTCCTCCACAAAAAAGATACAGAATTGCACTAGAAAGTTTGGAAATTTACGCGCCAATTGCAGGCAGACTTGGAATGGACGAGATGAAAGGTAGGTTAGAAGATTTAGCTTTTAAATTTGTATACCCACAAGAATATAGGCGTGTAAAACAAATTCGAGACGATAGATTGAAAGGTAAAGAAGAATACTTTACAAAAATTCAAAAGAAAGCAAAAGAAAGCTTAAAAAATGCAAATATACCAATAATTTATGTAAGTGGAAGGAATAAAAAATTATATAGTTTTTATAAAAAATTAGTTCGCAAAGACAATCAAATTACAAAAATTTATGATTTAGTTGCAATTAGAATTGTCGTACCAACTATTGCAGATTGTTATGCAACACTTGGAATACTACACAATGTTTGGAAACCTATGAAAGGAAGAATAAAAGATTATATTTCACAACCAAAGCCAAATGGTTACAAATCTTTACACACTACAGTTTTTGGTGATGATGGCGAAATGGTAGAGTTCCAAATTCGCACACTAGAAATTCACGAAGAGGCTCAATACGGCGTTGCGGCTCACTGGCATTACGACGAACACGGCTCCAGACTTCCCAAAAAAGAGATTATGTGGGCAAAAGAATTAGCAGAAATTCAAAAAGATATGTTGAAAAAACTATCCGATTTAGAAGAAATAAAAGTAGATTTCTTGCAAACTAGAATTTTTGTTTTTACACCAAAAGGTGATGTGATAGATCTGCCAGAATGTGCCACTCCAGTGGACTTTGCTTATCATATACACACAGATATAGGCAACAAGTGTAATTCTGCAACAGTTAACGATAAAATAGTAAGCCTAGACGCAGAACTAAAAAATGGTGATGTTGTGGAAATAACAACAAATAAAAACAGAAAAGGACCAAATCCAGATTGGCTTAGTTTTGTAAAAACAACAACAGCAAAAAATCATATAAAAAATGCAAGAAAATCTAAAATCCCAAGCTGGATAAAATCTGTGTTCGACTCTAAGAAAAAATAA
- a CDS encoding LCP family protein, whose product MQRTDINFVLQGEDQESNQQEPGKKRSKFFLFLIVFVLLLLGGYTARAITSNSSNNPDDYDPITLEPVRPEGIFQRLKYFVFNKEVKLEGEKDDRINILLLGMGGLGHDGPFLTDTIIIASIKPSTGEVAMISIPRDLGVYIKGEGWWKINHANHFGEKQKSNQGGAFATEVISDTFNIDIPYYIRVDFKAFEKIVDDVGGVNVFVENAFKDSQYPAEDDLYKTISFAQGEQEMNGETALEYSRSRHGNNGEGSDFARARRQQQVILALKEKVFSFSTLANPLKIYNIIKTLDRHITTNMEFADIVTFMKVIKEDLDTKNIKTFVLDNSPNGYLKNIVGANGAYMLQPKTGDFGEINYLIANIFEAQPQKPQIVAEQNSPKYYSDAKIEIQNGTWIAGMAARLENKLEKKGFDVGELGNTAERPQQLSGIYIIGSDQKTDTAKALKEELGISIRKLPNNLTFTSSSDILIILGTDFEL is encoded by the coding sequence ATGCAGAGAACTGACATTAATTTTGTTTTACAAGGAGAGGATCAAGAGTCAAATCAACAAGAACCTGGCAAAAAACGTTCCAAGTTTTTTTTATTTTTGATTGTTTTTGTATTACTACTTTTGGGTGGCTATACAGCACGCGCAATAACTTCAAACAGCTCAAACAATCCAGACGATTATGATCCTATAACACTAGAGCCTGTTCGACCTGAAGGAATCTTTCAAAGACTAAAATATTTTGTATTTAACAAAGAGGTAAAACTAGAAGGGGAAAAAGATGACAGAATAAACATCCTGCTTTTGGGTATGGGAGGTTTAGGACACGACGGACCATTTCTTACAGACACTATTATTATTGCAAGTATAAAACCATCCACAGGAGAAGTTGCAATGATTTCAATACCTAGGGATTTGGGAGTATATATAAAAGGTGAAGGTTGGTGGAAGATAAACCACGCAAACCACTTTGGAGAAAAACAAAAATCTAACCAAGGCGGAGCTTTTGCAACAGAAGTTATTTCTGACACTTTCAACATAGATATTCCATATTATATTCGAGTAGACTTTAAAGCTTTTGAAAAGATTGTAGATGATGTTGGAGGCGTAAATGTCTTCGTTGAAAATGCTTTCAAAGATAGTCAATATCCAGCAGAAGACGATTTATATAAAACAATTTCATTTGCTCAAGGTGAACAAGAAATGAACGGAGAAACTGCACTTGAATATTCAAGATCTAGACACGGAAACAACGGCGAAGGATCAGATTTTGCTAGAGCAAGAAGACAACAACAAGTTATACTAGCTTTAAAAGAAAAAGTATTTTCTTTTTCTACACTCGCGAACCCACTCAAAATTTACAACATTATAAAAACATTAGACAGACATATCACCACAAACATGGAGTTTGCTGATATCGTAACATTTATGAAAGTTATAAAAGAAGATTTGGACACAAAAAATATAAAAACTTTTGTGTTAGACAATAGCCCAAACGGATACTTAAAAAATATAGTCGGCGCAAACGGTGCTTATATGCTTCAGCCAAAAACTGGAGATTTCGGTGAAATAAATTATCTAATTGCAAATATTTTTGAAGCTCAGCCACAAAAACCACAAATAGTAGCAGAGCAAAATTCACCAAAATATTACAGCGATGCTAAAATAGAAATACAAAATGGAACTTGGATAGCAGGAATGGCAGCAAGACTAGAAAACAAATTAGAAAAGAAAGGTTTTGATGTCGGTGAACTTGGAAATACTGCAGAGAGACCACAACAATTAAGTGGTATATATATAATAGGATCTGACCAAAAAACAGATACAGCAAAGGCGTTAAAAGAAGAACTAGGAATATCCATAAGAAAACTACCAAATAACTTGACTTTTACCTCCAGTAGTGATATTCTTATCATCTTAGGAACAGACTTTGAATTATAG